In Rickettsia endosymbiont of Gonocerus acuteangulatus, the following are encoded in one genomic region:
- the lpxB gene encoding lipid-A-disaccharide synthase, with protein MKKIYFIAGEASGDFAGGRIIRNLKDDKELKIIGIGGRNMEEAGNFESLFPVSEINLMGFFEVIPHIFRIKKLINKTVEDIINHKPDILITIDSPGFTYRVAAKVRKRLPELKMIHIVAPSVWAYKEGRAAKYAKIYNCLFALLLFEPPYFTKVGLDCRYIGHPIMEQEFYSDKAALRQELKIDEDTKILCVTLGSRKGELLRHLPIFIPAIEKVYDDHKNLMVIFPLANPDHERIIKPFLEKVKFNYIFSYESLKSYAVSDLALAKSGTNTLEIAASGTPMIVAYKVNIFSFIIIRLLIKIKYVTLINIIGNREIIPEFIQFNCEANLISCKLKELLLNPQKIDKQITESHKILQELGFKSNIYPSYLATKIIRQEFLK; from the coding sequence ATGAAAAAAATTTACTTTATAGCAGGTGAGGCGTCAGGGGATTTTGCTGGTGGTCGGATAATTCGAAATCTAAAAGATGATAAAGAATTAAAGATTATCGGAATAGGAGGACGAAATATGGAAGAAGCTGGCAATTTTGAAAGCTTATTTCCGGTATCTGAAATAAATTTGATGGGTTTTTTTGAAGTAATACCTCATATTTTTAGGATAAAAAAATTAATTAATAAAACCGTTGAAGATATAATAAATCATAAACCTGATATATTAATTACCATTGATTCGCCAGGATTTACTTACCGTGTGGCAGCTAAGGTAAGGAAGCGTTTGCCAGAACTTAAGATGATTCATATTGTTGCACCATCAGTTTGGGCTTATAAAGAGGGCAGGGCAGCAAAATATGCAAAAATCTATAATTGTTTATTTGCTCTACTACTTTTTGAGCCACCATATTTTACTAAAGTGGGGCTTGATTGTAGGTATATAGGTCACCCAATAATGGAGCAGGAGTTTTATAGTGATAAGGCAGCTTTGCGACAAGAGCTTAAAATAGATGAGGATACAAAAATTTTATGCGTTACTCTTGGAAGTAGAAAAGGGGAACTCTTAAGGCATCTACCAATTTTTATCCCTGCTATTGAAAAAGTTTATGATGACCATAAAAACCTTATGGTGATATTTCCGCTTGCAAATCCTGATCATGAAAGAATAATAAAGCCTTTTTTAGAAAAGGTTAAGTTTAATTATATATTCTCATATGAAAGCTTGAAAAGCTATGCTGTTTCTGACTTAGCTTTAGCCAAATCAGGTACTAATACTTTAGAGATAGCAGCGTCCGGTACTCCTATGATTGTAGCGTACAAAGTTAATATTTTTAGTTTTATTATTATTAGGTTATTGATAAAAATCAAATATGTTACTTTAATTAATATAATAGGGAATAGAGAAATAATTCCGGAATTTATTCAATTTAATTGTGAAGCTAATCTTATTAGTTGTAAATTAAAAGAGTTATTGTTAAATCCTCAGAAAATTGATAAGCAAATAACGGAAAGTCACAAGATTTTACAGGAGTTAGGTTTTAAATCAAATATATATCCGTCTTATTTAGCTACAAAAATTATTAGACAAGAATTCTTAAAATAA
- a CDS encoding Rpn family recombination-promoting nuclease/putative transposase encodes MFGVEENKDLLISLVNSIVGKEDQIVEVTLLNPYNPKNFKADKLSVLDIKAQSESGKIFNVEIQVTDEAEYDQRALYYWAKMYTQQLKEGDDYSKLNKIIGIYILNFTSITDTDKYHNVFNLHEKDTGLKYFYDIELHTIELNKFVKSANEDISDIVEKVKNALDIWLAFLTRHDLLNKDNLTKELDNKDLKKALTVLEIINFTKEEREEYEDRLKWLRIETNTLKKAEARGEARGEARGEARRNIEIAKNLLLDGININTIMRATGLVIEEIEKLKTEIEDLKK; translated from the coding sequence ATCTTTGGAGTAGAAGAGAACAAGGATTTACTAATATCGCTTGTTAATTCGATAGTAGGCAAGGAAGATCAAATTGTAGAGGTGACACTACTTAATCCGTATAATCCGAAAAATTTTAAAGCAGATAAACTCTCTGTACTTGATATTAAAGCACAAAGTGAAAGCGGTAAAATATTTAACGTTGAAATACAAGTAACGGATGAAGCGGAGTATGATCAAAGAGCCTTATATTATTGGGCAAAAATGTATACGCAACAATTAAAAGAGGGAGACGATTACTCAAAGTTAAATAAAATAATAGGTATTTATATTCTTAATTTTACAAGTATTACGGACACAGATAAATATCATAATGTTTTTAATTTACATGAAAAAGACACCGGCTTAAAATATTTTTATGATATAGAATTACATACGATAGAGCTTAATAAGTTTGTCAAGAGTGCTAACGAAGACATATCGGATATAGTAGAAAAAGTTAAAAATGCTTTAGATATATGGCTAGCTTTTTTAACACGTCATGATTTGCTTAATAAGGATAACCTTACTAAAGAGCTAGATAATAAAGATTTAAAAAAAGCGTTAACAGTACTTGAGATAATAAACTTTACTAAAGAAGAAAGAGAAGAGTATGAAGATCGCTTAAAGTGGCTTAGAATTGAAACTAATACTCTTAAAAAAGCTGAGGCTAGGGGTGAGGCACGAGGTGAAGCCCGAGGTGAAGCTAGAAGAAATATTGAGATAGCAAAGAACTTACTACTTGATGGTATAAATATAAATACAATAATGAGAGCTACAGGGTTAGTTATAGAGGAAATTGAAAAACTAAAAACAGAAATTGAGGATCTTAAGAAATAA
- a CDS encoding YifB family Mg chelatase-like AAA ATPase: MFGSPGTGKSRLASCLPGILPKMSVREILECSMVTSIAGKFLDGKLTKTRPFRTPHHSCSLAAMVGGGVGKKVRPGEITLAHNGVLFLDELPEFPQHVIESLRQPIENGEILISRSNAHIKYPANFQLIAAMNPCKCGYLGDAYKDCVKAPKCGDDYKMKISGPIMDRFDLHIEVPNINIYNYDLTNESSEEKSEDIAKRIEKVRTIQEKRYEGYNIKTNNRLDGQLLIDYAMPVDEGKDLLNEAASKFRLSMRAYNQILRVARTIVDLENEDKFLRMHIAEALSYRKMEY; encoded by the coding sequence ATGTTTGGTTCTCCTGGGACAGGAAAATCAAGGCTTGCAAGCTGCTTGCCTGGGATACTGCCTAAAATGTCGGTGAGAGAGATTTTAGAATGTAGTATGGTAACAAGTATTGCTGGAAAGTTTTTAGATGGTAAGCTTACTAAAACAAGACCATTTAGAACTCCTCATCATTCATGTTCACTTGCTGCTATGGTTGGTGGTGGTGTTGGAAAAAAGGTAAGACCAGGGGAAATTACGCTTGCTCATAACGGAGTATTATTTTTAGATGAACTGCCTGAATTTCCTCAGCATGTTATTGAATCTTTAAGGCAACCTATCGAAAATGGTGAGATACTAATTTCAAGATCAAATGCTCATATAAAATATCCAGCAAATTTTCAACTAATAGCAGCTATGAATCCTTGTAAATGTGGATATTTAGGTGATGCTTATAAAGATTGTGTTAAAGCTCCAAAATGCGGAGATGATTATAAAATGAAAATTTCCGGTCCTATTATGGATAGATTTGATTTGCACATAGAAGTACCTAATATTAATATTTATAATTATGATTTAACAAATGAGAGTTCTGAAGAAAAATCAGAAGATATTGCTAAAAGAATAGAAAAGGTACGCACAATCCAAGAAAAAAGATATGAAGGTTATAATATTAAAACAAATAATAGATTGGATGGTCAGTTATTGATAGATTATGCAATGCCCGTAGATGAGGGTAAAGATTTACTAAATGAAGCTGCAAGTAAGTTTCGTTTATCAATGCGGGCTTACAACCAAATACTTAGGGTAGCACGTACTATAGTTGATCTTGAAAATGAAGATAAATTTTTAAGAATGCATATTGCTGAAGCTTTAAGTTATCGTAAAATGGAGTATTGA
- a CDS encoding magnesium chelatase domain-containing protein has protein sequence MIIHIASLTFNGIDITDVDVQVQISPGIPAFTIVGLADKTIAESKEQVKAALSSIGLALPTKKILINLAPADLVKEGSHFDLAIACAILTAMNILPETEIAEYLIIGELSLDGSILPVNGALPAAIGATARNKGLICSNKNSSEVAWSGNDNILVAGNLIKLVNHFKGSQVLSPPEAIVQDEPVNYPDFKDVRGQNIAKRALEIAASGGIIY, from the coding sequence ATGATAATTCATATAGCAAGTCTTACATTCAATGGGATTGATATCACTGATGTCGATGTGCAGGTACAAATATCCCCGGGTATACCTGCTTTTACCATAGTAGGGCTTGCTGATAAAACTATTGCTGAGTCAAAAGAGCAAGTTAAAGCAGCTTTATCTTCTATAGGGCTTGCATTACCCACCAAAAAAATCTTGATAAATTTAGCTCCAGCAGATTTAGTAAAAGAGGGTAGTCATTTCGACCTTGCAATTGCTTGTGCAATACTTACTGCTATGAATATTTTGCCAGAAACTGAAATAGCAGAATATCTAATAATAGGTGAGTTATCTTTAGATGGGTCAATATTGCCGGTAAATGGTGCATTGCCTGCGGCAATTGGTGCTACTGCTAGGAATAAGGGGCTAATTTGCTCAAATAAAAACTCATCTGAAGTTGCTTGGTCAGGTAATGATAATATACTTGTAGCAGGTAATTTAATTAAGCTAGTAAATCATTTTAAAGGTTCGCAAGTTCTAAGTCCTCCAGAAGCTATCGTCCAAGACGAGCCAGTAAATTACCCTGATTTTAAAGATGTAAGAGGACAAAATATAGCTAAAAGAGCTTTAGAAATTGCTGCATCAGGTGGCATAATTTATTAA
- the hslU gene encoding ATP-dependent protease ATPase subunit HslU, with amino-acid sequence MKSTKTTNINKKDPMGFTPSQIVNELNRFIVGQEKAKKAVAIALRNRGRRKRVEGNLRNEIVPKNILMIGSTGVGKTEIARRLAKLTNSPFYKIEATKFTEVGYVGRDVESIIRDLVEIAVNTQKTIAKTEVDINAHEKAIERVLDSLVGKTSSSETREKFQEKILSGELDDTEIEISVADTAPVGGGSFEIHGMPGASMGVLNLGDIIGRAFGTTKTKTKKMLVKEAMSIILSEESEKLIDQEKIIQQAINLVENDGIVFIDEIDKIASVANSGVKNSEISREGVQRDLLPLIEGTTVNTKYGPVKTDHILFIASGAFHIAKPSDLLPELQGRLPIRVELNSLTKEDMIKILLEPETSLIKQYSALIGTEKVELEFTNSAIEKIADYATTVNLEIEDIGARRLHTILENLLEDISFRASEMQGEKISIDDKFVENQLSKILTNLDLAKFVL; translated from the coding sequence ATGAAATCTACTAAAACTACTAATATTAATAAAAAAGACCCTATGGGGTTTACACCTTCTCAAATAGTTAACGAGCTTAACAGATTTATCGTAGGTCAAGAAAAAGCTAAAAAAGCCGTTGCTATTGCCCTTAGAAATCGTGGTCGTCGTAAAAGAGTAGAGGGAAACTTACGTAACGAAATAGTACCAAAAAATATCTTAATGATAGGTTCAACGGGAGTCGGTAAAACAGAAATTGCAAGAAGACTTGCTAAACTTACTAATTCTCCTTTTTATAAAATAGAAGCAACAAAGTTCACCGAGGTTGGCTATGTAGGGCGTGACGTAGAATCAATAATTCGTGATTTAGTAGAAATAGCTGTTAATACTCAAAAAACGATAGCTAAAACGGAAGTAGATATTAATGCACATGAGAAAGCAATCGAAAGAGTACTAGATAGTCTAGTAGGTAAGACTTCAAGTAGTGAGACAAGAGAAAAGTTTCAAGAAAAAATCTTAAGTGGCGAGCTTGATGACACGGAAATTGAAATTAGTGTAGCTGATACAGCTCCTGTAGGCGGAGGTAGCTTTGAAATACATGGCATGCCTGGGGCATCTATGGGAGTGCTTAATCTTGGTGATATAATAGGAAGAGCTTTTGGAACGACTAAAACTAAAACAAAAAAAATGTTAGTTAAAGAAGCGATGAGTATAATTTTATCAGAAGAGTCTGAAAAATTAATTGATCAAGAAAAAATCATCCAGCAGGCAATTAATTTAGTTGAAAATGATGGAATAGTATTTATTGATGAGATTGATAAGATTGCCTCAGTAGCTAATTCTGGAGTAAAAAATTCTGAAATAAGTAGAGAGGGTGTACAGAGGGATTTACTACCTTTGATTGAGGGAACAACAGTTAACACAAAATATGGTCCTGTTAAAACAGATCATATATTATTTATTGCTTCAGGAGCTTTCCATATAGCAAAACCCTCAGATTTATTACCTGAATTGCAAGGAAGATTACCTATTAGAGTAGAGCTGAATTCATTAACTAAAGAGGATATGATTAAGATATTACTTGAGCCTGAAACTAGCTTAATAAAGCAATATTCGGCTTTAATAGGTACTGAGAAAGTAGAACTTGAATTTACGAATTCCGCTATAGAGAAAATTGCAGATTACGCTACTACAGTTAATTTAGAAATTGAAGATATAGGAGCAAGAAGATTGCATACTATACTTGAGAATTTACTTGAAGATATAAGCTTTAGAGCTAGCGAAATGCAAGGTGAAAAAATATCTATAGATGATAAATTTGTAGAAAATCAATTATCAAAAATACTAACTAATCTTGACTTAGCAAAGTTTGTTTTGTAG
- the hslV gene encoding ATP-dependent protease subunit HslV, whose amino-acid sequence MSDNLALHGTTILCLKKNEEIIIAADGQVSHGNTVLKSTARKLRTIANNKIIAGFAGSTADGLALFEKLEVKIEQHKHNLLRSAVELAKDWRSDKYLRRLEAMMIVADRNHILILTGNGDVVEPENNVAAIGSGGLFALSAARALMSYDNPLTAEEIALKSMNIAADLCVFSNHNIITEKVV is encoded by the coding sequence ATGTCAGATAATTTAGCCTTACATGGCACTACAATACTTTGTTTAAAAAAGAACGAAGAAATAATTATAGCAGCAGATGGACAAGTTTCACACGGCAATACAGTATTAAAATCTACTGCTCGAAAATTACGAACTATAGCAAATAATAAAATTATTGCAGGTTTTGCTGGTTCTACTGCTGACGGGCTTGCTTTATTTGAAAAGTTAGAAGTAAAAATAGAGCAACATAAGCATAATTTGCTTAGAAGTGCAGTTGAACTTGCCAAAGACTGGCGTAGTGATAAATATTTACGTCGTTTAGAAGCAATGATGATTGTTGCTGATCGCAATCATATACTAATTTTAACTGGTAATGGTGATGTTGTTGAGCCAGAGAATAATGTTGCAGCAATAGGCTCAGGCGGTCTATTCGCCTTATCCGCAGCACGTGCTTTAATGTCTTACGATAATCCTCTAACTGCTGAAGAAATTGCTTTAAAATCTATGAATATAGCAGCAGATCTTTGTGTATTTTCTAATCATAATATTATAACGGAAAAAGTTGTATGA
- a CDS encoding DUF2628 domain-containing protein, with protein sequence MNIYAIYINPTQKNNNFIVVEESFSWTAALLSVFWALYHKMWLPVIIAVALNIVAMAINISELTLALKLIIMLIFGFFAADIRENHLKKNDYTLKDIVVAGSQVEAELKFLERNSYV encoded by the coding sequence ATGAATATATATGCAATATACATTAACCCTACACAAAAAAATAATAATTTTATTGTCGTTGAAGAAAGTTTTTCATGGACAGCAGCTCTTTTAAGTGTATTCTGGGCATTATACCATAAAATGTGGTTACCTGTTATTATAGCTGTAGCACTTAATATAGTAGCAATGGCAATTAATATATCTGAGTTAACGCTTGCATTAAAGCTAATTATCATGTTAATATTCGGTTTTTTTGCTGCTGATATTAGAGAAAATCACTTAAAAAAAAATGATTATACCCTTAAAGATATAGTAGTTGCAGGTTCGCAAGTAGAGGCTGAATTAAAATTTTTGGAACGTAACAGTTATGTATAA
- the asd gene encoding aspartate-semialdehyde dehydrogenase, giving the protein MTKKYNIAVIGATGNVGRKTLNILAERNFPINKIYAVASNNSIGKKVSFGEQVLQISSLDDLDFEEIDIAFFSAGSEVSKKFIPIAIAKNCVVIDKSSFFRLSEDIPLIVPEANLSTLKDFTIKNIISNPNCIAIPLAVVLKPLDNEISIKRVVISTYQSVSGAGKAGMDELYDQTKSKYIFEEKSPNMFPKQIAFNLFPHIGDLNKDGYTSEESKIVLELQKIIGNHLKVSVTSVRVPVFVGHSISVNIEFSSKVDAKEVEEILEDADGIIVSQTRDLVYTSPVEAVGEDAVYVSRIRDDASKENAINLWITCDNLRKGAALNSVQIAKELIKTYL; this is encoded by the coding sequence ATGACTAAGAAATATAATATTGCTGTTATCGGTGCTACCGGAAATGTCGGTCGTAAAACCTTAAATATTCTAGCAGAACGCAATTTTCCTATTAATAAAATCTATGCTGTTGCTTCAAATAATTCTATTGGAAAAAAAGTTAGTTTTGGCGAGCAAGTATTACAAATAAGTAGCTTAGATGATCTAGATTTTGAGGAAATAGATATTGCATTTTTTTCAGCAGGTTCGGAAGTATCAAAAAAGTTTATACCAATTGCTATTGCTAAAAACTGTGTGGTTATAGATAAATCTTCTTTTTTTAGACTAAGTGAAGATATACCTTTAATTGTACCTGAGGCTAATTTATCAACACTTAAAGACTTTACCATTAAAAATATTATATCGAATCCTAACTGTATTGCGATTCCTCTTGCAGTTGTACTTAAACCGCTAGATAATGAAATAAGTATAAAAAGAGTTGTAATATCTACTTATCAATCAGTATCCGGAGCAGGTAAAGCAGGAATGGATGAACTTTATGATCAAACAAAATCTAAATATATCTTTGAAGAAAAAAGCCCCAATATGTTTCCAAAACAAATTGCATTCAATTTATTTCCTCACATAGGTGATTTAAATAAAGATGGTTATACAAGCGAAGAGTCAAAAATTGTTTTAGAACTACAGAAGATTATTGGTAATCATCTTAAAGTTAGCGTAACTTCTGTACGAGTACCTGTATTTGTTGGTCATTCTATATCCGTTAATATAGAATTTAGTAGTAAAGTGGATGCTAAAGAAGTTGAGGAAATACTAGAAGATGCTGACGGGATTATTGTTTCACAAACTAGAGATTTAGTGTATACTTCACCGGTTGAAGCAGTAGGCGAAGATGCTGTATATGTCTCACGCATTAGGGATGATGCAAGTAAAGAGAACGCCATAAATTTATGGATTACATGCGATAATTTACGTAAAGGAGCTGCTTTAAATAGCGTTCAAATTGCTAAAGAATTAATCAAAACTTATTTATAA